A single window of bacterium DNA harbors:
- a CDS encoding beta-propeller fold lactonase family protein, with translation MLTHIRMLCLAGVGLFIFSCSSKIHLPGPVKGGVLLPNRWLLSPVGAQLALGDLPLNMALSPSGDLLAVNNNGFSRHFITIIDPKQDQIIQELDFSKGFYGMAFAPDGRDLYASGGADDKILHWRLAGDRLETAEPISLEKTDARKLFPAGLAVSRDGRTLYVAENKNDSVALVDLQKADLIDRIAVGSFPYDVRVAERMGKAFVSLWGESRVAVIDLEKRTVLGRIAVGDHPNAMLLTADQRRLYVACANTDQVSVIDVPTDRVVEQISLRPYDLAPFGSTPNGLALSVDERTLFVANATNNDVAVIELAATGSRVAGVIPAGWYPTAICVHHNKLYVANGKGITSKANPHAPGPYGGRNGNEGYIGGLFNGMLSIIPIPDARQLDAYTRMVYRNNGFVETQKRLAEEKNAVAAQPVPRRRGEPSLIKHVIYIIKENRTYDQVFGDLPQGNGDPELCIFGRAITPNHHALAETFVLLDNFFVDAEVSADGHEWSTGAIATDFVEKTWPTSYSGRGLPYPAEGSFSIAFPTNGYIWEAVAAAGLTYRSYGEFVDISGDSLTARHPALVGHFAPHFRSWDLDYPDTLRAAAFIAELREFEAQGEMPQFIILRLPNDHTIGAMPGKSSPRAMVADNDLALGRVVEAVTRSRFWPTTAIFVLEDDAQNGPDHVDAHRSPALLVSPYVRRGEVDHTLYDTVSMLATMEMILGLKPLSQYDAAAFPMVTCFTDTPDFTSYTALRPKVSMAERNTVTSWGSRESLLMNFNREDATPELELNEIVWRSIKGEDSVMPRPIHRRSLESEPESDEE, from the coding sequence ATGTTGACCCACATTCGAATGCTTTGCTTGGCCGGCGTCGGCCTGTTCATTTTTTCCTGCAGCAGCAAGATCCATCTCCCCGGACCGGTGAAAGGGGGCGTCTTGCTGCCCAACCGCTGGCTGTTGAGCCCGGTTGGAGCTCAGCTGGCCCTGGGAGATCTGCCACTGAACATGGCTCTGTCTCCCAGCGGAGATCTTTTGGCGGTGAACAACAACGGCTTCAGCCGCCACTTTATAACGATCATCGACCCAAAGCAGGATCAGATAATTCAAGAACTGGATTTCAGCAAAGGCTTTTATGGAATGGCGTTCGCTCCCGACGGCCGGGATCTTTATGCCTCCGGCGGTGCGGACGATAAAATTTTGCATTGGCGTTTGGCGGGCGATCGCCTGGAGACCGCTGAACCTATCAGCCTGGAAAAAACGGATGCACGCAAGCTTTTTCCCGCTGGACTGGCGGTGAGCCGTGACGGCCGAACGCTCTATGTTGCAGAAAACAAGAACGACAGCGTGGCGTTGGTGGATCTACAAAAGGCTGATCTTATTGATCGAATAGCGGTGGGATCTTTTCCTTATGATGTTCGTGTCGCTGAAAGGATGGGCAAAGCGTTTGTGAGCCTCTGGGGCGAATCCAGGGTTGCGGTGATCGATCTGGAGAAGCGAACGGTGCTCGGCCGTATCGCTGTCGGGGATCACCCAAACGCCATGCTGTTGACCGCTGATCAGCGCCGTCTCTATGTCGCGTGCGCCAACACCGACCAGGTTTCAGTCATCGATGTGCCAACGGACCGAGTGGTCGAGCAGATCTCGCTGCGCCCCTACGACCTGGCGCCTTTTGGCAGCACGCCCAATGGTCTAGCGTTGTCGGTCGATGAACGCACGCTGTTTGTCGCCAACGCAACCAACAACGATGTGGCGGTTATCGAGCTGGCCGCGACCGGTTCCCGCGTAGCCGGGGTGATTCCAGCGGGATGGTATCCGACTGCGATCTGCGTGCATCATAACAAGCTGTACGTTGCCAACGGCAAGGGCATTACCTCCAAAGCCAATCCCCATGCACCGGGCCCTTATGGCGGCCGCAACGGCAATGAAGGCTATATCGGCGGGCTGTTTAACGGCATGCTGTCGATCATACCCATTCCGGATGCACGGCAGCTGGACGCTTATACGCGCATGGTGTATCGCAACAATGGATTCGTGGAAACGCAGAAGCGGCTGGCGGAAGAGAAAAACGCGGTCGCTGCGCAGCCGGTGCCGCGCCGCCGGGGCGAGCCATCTCTGATCAAACACGTGATCTATATCATCAAAGAAAATCGAACCTATGATCAGGTGTTCGGCGATCTGCCCCAGGGCAACGGCGACCCAGAGCTGTGCATTTTCGGCCGGGCGATCACGCCCAATCACCATGCTTTGGCAGAGACGTTTGTTTTACTGGATAATTTTTTCGTGGACGCAGAGGTGAGTGCCGACGGCCATGAGTGGAGCACCGGCGCCATTGCCACGGATTTTGTCGAAAAAACCTGGCCGACCTCCTACAGCGGTCGCGGTCTGCCGTATCCTGCTGAAGGCAGTTTCTCCATCGCATTTCCCACCAATGGTTATATCTGGGAGGCGGTGGCGGCCGCTGGCCTGACCTATCGCAGCTACGGCGAGTTCGTCGATATAAGCGGAGACTCTTTGACCGCACGCCATCCCGCTCTGGTCGGACACTTTGCTCCCCATTTTCGCAGTTGGGATCTGGATTATCCTGACACGCTGCGGGCTGCTGCGTTCATAGCGGAGTTGAGAGAGTTTGAAGCGCAAGGGGAGATGCCGCAGTTTATCATTCTCCGTTTGCCCAATGATCACACCATCGGCGCCATGCCAGGCAAGTCGTCACCGCGCGCCATGGTGGCGGACAACGACTTGGCGTTGGGCAGAGTGGTGGAGGCGGTCACGCGCAGCCGCTTCTGGCCGACCACCGCGATTTTTGTGCTCGAGGACGATGCTCAGAACGGTCCGGATCACGTGGATGCCCATCGGTCGCCGGCGCTGCTGGTCAGTCCCTATGTGCGCCGCGGAGAGGTGGATCACACGCTCTATGACACGGTGAGCATGTTGGCGACTATGGAGATGATCCTGGGTTTGAAACCCTTGAGTCAGTACGACGCCGCTGCTTTCCCCATGGTAACCTGTTTTACCGATACCCCGGATTTTACCTCTTACACCGCGTTGCGGCCGAAAGTTTCCATGGCGGAACGCAATACTGTGACTTCTTGGGGCAGCCGCGAAAGTCTGCTGATGAATTTTAATCGTGAGGACGCCACTCCCGAACTCGAGCTGAACGAGATCGTCTGGCGATCGATCAAAGGCGAGGATTCGGTCATGCCGCGGCCGATCCATCGCCGGTCCCTGGAAAGCGAACCAGAGAGCGATGAGGAGTGA